A genomic segment from Methanoplanus limicola DSM 2279 encodes:
- a CDS encoding TIGR00269 family protein gives MKCSKCKRDAVLFQRYSGMHLCEEHFTIDLETKVKKTIRKEGWIKSGDKIAVALSGGKDSTALLYFLKKTFAIRRDIEIFAVTIDEGISGYRDIKICENIAESGGVKFHTASFKEHFGITLNEIVQKKGDINSCSYCGVLRRQVLNKTARDAGATKIAYGFNLDDEAQSVMMNVLRGDAVTLLRKEKPVLGMLPRIKPFKTIPEREIALYARLHTEGYEERGCPYSHNALRADVRGILNQYNYSHPATKYALLNLGEKLKSGIPADNSGAETCAACGEPVFGTCRVCGMLKELKKE, from the coding sequence ATGAAATGCTCAAAATGCAAGAGGGATGCAGTACTGTTTCAGAGATATTCCGGAATGCACCTGTGTGAAGAACATTTCACCATAGATCTTGAGACCAAGGTAAAAAAGACAATACGGAAGGAAGGATGGATAAAATCCGGAGATAAAATAGCGGTCGCACTTTCGGGCGGAAAGGACAGCACAGCTCTCCTCTATTTCCTGAAAAAAACCTTTGCCATCAGAAGAGATATAGAGATATTCGCAGTAACTATAGATGAAGGGATATCGGGGTACAGGGATATAAAGATATGTGAGAATATTGCAGAGTCTGGAGGCGTTAAATTCCACACAGCATCATTTAAGGAGCATTTCGGGATTACCCTTAATGAGATTGTACAGAAAAAAGGTGACATAAACTCATGCTCATACTGCGGAGTTCTCAGAAGACAGGTGCTGAATAAAACAGCAAGGGATGCCGGCGCGACAAAGATAGCATACGGCTTTAATCTTGATGATGAAGCGCAGTCAGTTATGATGAATGTCCTGAGGGGCGATGCCGTGACTCTGCTCAGAAAAGAGAAACCTGTTTTAGGCATGCTGCCAAGAATTAAACCATTTAAAACAATACCCGAAAGGGAGATCGCCCTCTATGCACGGCTGCATACAGAAGGCTATGAAGAGCGTGGATGCCCATATTCACATAATGCACTCAGGGCAGATGTCAGAGGCATTCTGAACCAGTATAACTACAGTCACCCTGCAACAAAATATGCACTGTTAAACCTCGGTGAAAAGCTCAAATCCGGAATTCCGGCTGACAATTCCGGAGCAGAAACCTGCGCCGCATGTGGCGAACCTGTATTTGGCACCTGCAGGGTATGCGGGATGCTGAAGGAACTGAAGAAGGAGTAA
- a CDS encoding potassium channel family protein: protein MSKRFSLYNLLKNHYYKRKVFFYTELLIIQIVAYTLLLYYAIPVLENQRLTVAESTLFVVQTMTTVGYDLVTFFPVENQITILILIFIMATGVFTVLMIIPAAIAPYLQDILQPVPPSAITGKISSHVIIVGHNEITKSVVDGIMMSGLPVVLLECDRNKALDAMNRYKKSVRVIFGEYNRHNTWKSAHAADASHIIISTDEKTAATTILGMREMTEAKITAIIDFLEYKRYLIYAGADYVISPKNYLGNIFSRHASNTPVIDIIYETSRRDGTSVSIREENPLKLVYIPVIESCFALGRTIEELNLFSRYGVYPVFLWKKGMFYAFSGEDVPLERSDALVVAGREESIQRLLDEEFACSFHPEKYAIIAGYGDVGKIIYKNLNSSGVNAVVIDRDIEEDFGIQGNAEDESILMTANIEKADVLVAAVNDDEANIFTTLLARNLNPKIHILARANHPESVDKLYRAGADYVALLPAMGGQFAADIVIKNRVSVLIDLPGGQRVVMKKREGRRRYTVGRVKKLTGTKIIGIEGENHSVVRPDENEEIYTGDSVIAFGSSVSLKKLMNILESD from the coding sequence ATGTCAAAGAGATTCAGCCTCTATAACCTCTTAAAGAACCACTATTACAAGAGGAAGGTATTTTTTTATACCGAACTTCTGATCATCCAGATCGTCGCATATACGCTTCTTCTCTATTATGCAATACCGGTCCTTGAAAATCAGCGCCTGACAGTTGCCGAATCAACACTTTTTGTCGTCCAGACGATGACAACGGTAGGTTATGACCTTGTGACCTTCTTTCCGGTTGAGAACCAGATCACAATACTTATACTCATTTTCATTATGGCAACCGGCGTTTTTACCGTCCTTATGATAATCCCGGCGGCCATCGCACCCTATCTCCAGGATATTCTTCAGCCTGTCCCGCCATCGGCCATCACAGGAAAGATCTCCAGCCATGTAATCATTGTCGGACATAATGAGATCACGAAGTCCGTAGTGGACGGGATTATGATGTCAGGACTTCCGGTGGTCCTTCTTGAATGTGACAGGAATAAGGCACTGGACGCAATGAACCGGTACAAAAAATCAGTCAGAGTAATATTCGGAGAATATAACAGGCACAATACCTGGAAATCCGCCCATGCCGCAGATGCCTCCCATATAATCATCAGTACGGACGAGAAGACCGCCGCAACCACCATACTTGGCATGAGGGAGATGACAGAGGCAAAGATCACGGCGATCATTGACTTTCTCGAATACAAAAGGTACCTAATCTACGCCGGTGCGGATTATGTCATCTCTCCCAAGAACTACCTTGGCAATATCTTCAGCAGGCACGCCTCAAATACACCGGTCATTGACATCATATATGAGACCTCAAGGCGTGATGGCACCTCTGTATCCATCAGGGAGGAAAATCCCCTGAAACTGGTATATATCCCCGTAATTGAGAGCTGTTTTGCATTAGGCCGCACGATAGAGGAATTAAATCTCTTCAGCAGATACGGAGTGTACCCTGTATTTTTATGGAAGAAAGGAATGTTTTATGCTTTCTCAGGAGAGGATGTCCCGCTTGAGAGATCAGACGCCCTTGTCGTTGCCGGAAGGGAGGAATCCATACAGAGGCTTCTGGATGAAGAATTTGCATGCTCATTTCACCCGGAGAAATACGCAATAATTGCAGGTTATGGGGATGTCGGCAAAATTATCTATAAAAATCTCAACTCATCAGGAGTTAATGCGGTTGTAATAGACAGAGATATTGAAGAAGATTTTGGAATACAGGGCAATGCAGAGGATGAATCAATTCTAATGACCGCAAATATAGAAAAAGCGGACGTCCTTGTAGCAGCAGTAAACGACGACGAGGCCAATATATTCACAACCCTCCTTGCAAGAAATCTGAACCCCAAAATCCACATACTTGCAAGGGCAAATCACCCGGAATCGGTTGATAAGCTGTACAGGGCCGGTGCTGACTATGTTGCACTTCTGCCTGCGATGGGCGGGCAGTTTGCAGCAGACATTGTGATTAAAAACAGGGTATCTGTCTTAATTGATCTTCCGGGCGGGCAGAGAGTTGTTATGAAGAAGAGAGAAGGCAGGAGAAGATACACAGTCGGAAGGGTTAAAAAACTCACAGGGACAAAGATTATCGGCATAGAGGGGGAGAACCATTCGGTTGTAAGGCCGGATGAGAACGAAGAGATATATACAGGAGATTCAGTTATTGCCTTTGGCAGTTCTGTTTCACTGAAAAAACTTATGAATATTCTTGAGAGTGATTAA
- the nadE gene encoding NAD(+) synthase — protein MNEECISCECQKIENMIRHTIWSAGKSRIVIGISGGIDSAVAAGLSAKAIGGGNVYGYMLPSDVTPKEDIEDGRALCEKFGINFLVVPITEIQKAFETLTGYEETDYLRGNLMARIRMTALYYFANRDSALVCGTSNRSEYMLGYSTKHGDDSADIQPLLHLLKKDVRAVASEISVPQAIIDKKPSAGLYKGQSDEDEIGHTYDSIDRAIENLEANSYMPENEEEKSILELIKKAAHKRTGPPNLLKTE, from the coding sequence ATGAATGAGGAATGCATATCCTGTGAATGCCAGAAGATTGAGAATATGATCAGGCATACGATCTGGTCGGCAGGAAAAAGCAGAATAGTTATAGGAATATCCGGCGGGATAGACTCGGCAGTGGCAGCCGGGCTGTCTGCAAAAGCAATAGGCGGAGGGAATGTCTATGGTTATATGCTCCCTTCAGATGTAACTCCTAAAGAGGATATTGAGGACGGAAGGGCACTATGCGAGAAGTTCGGCATAAACTTCTTAGTTGTCCCTATAACTGAGATACAGAAGGCCTTTGAGACATTAACCGGATATGAGGAGACAGACTACCTCCGTGGCAACCTCATGGCAAGAATCCGGATGACAGCCCTGTACTATTTTGCGAACCGGGACAGTGCCCTCGTATGCGGGACATCGAACAGAAGCGAATACATGCTTGGATACTCAACAAAGCACGGCGATGATTCGGCAGACATTCAGCCGCTGCTCCATCTCTTAAAGAAGGATGTGAGGGCTGTTGCATCTGAGATCAGTGTTCCGCAGGCGATAATCGACAAAAAACCCTCAGCAGGGTTGTATAAAGGGCAGTCTGATGAGGATGAGATCGGACACACATACGATTCCATAGACAGGGCCATAGAAAATCTTGAGGCAAACAGCTATATGCCTGAAAATGAAGAAGAAAAGTCAATACTTGAGCTTATCAAAAAAGCGGCCCACAAGCGCACAGGCCCTCCAAATCTCCTGAAAACAGAATGA
- a CDS encoding glucose-6-phosphate isomerase family protein, which translates to MDMIRDIPLPKPDIRSTEDMRSVLYNAADAEEDRPLYFMYRALSKNEDDAEWLISHKIRYDITEIPPGEIGGEYVKTKGHYHPDAPDGFGYPELYQVLSGSAHYLLQKKDLSEFILVCALAGDFVLIPPGYGHVTINPADETLIMANLVSDNFSSEYQFYEDMHGAAWYETEEGWIKNPAYDKVLELKVLERPKEYPEYGIIRGRNIYGLIGTDYLEFLNKPSLLNGNRKFF; encoded by the coding sequence ATGGATATGATCAGGGATATTCCTCTCCCAAAACCTGATATCAGGTCCACAGAGGATATGAGGTCTGTTCTGTATAATGCGGCGGATGCAGAAGAGGACAGACCCCTTTATTTTATGTACCGTGCTCTTTCTAAGAATGAAGATGATGCTGAGTGGCTCATTTCACATAAAATAAGATATGATATTACAGAAATTCCTCCGGGGGAGATTGGCGGGGAATATGTAAAGACAAAAGGCCATTATCATCCTGATGCACCTGACGGGTTTGGGTATCCTGAACTGTACCAGGTCCTCTCCGGAAGTGCACATTACCTCCTTCAGAAGAAGGACCTCTCGGAGTTTATTCTGGTATGTGCACTGGCAGGTGATTTTGTTCTAATTCCTCCCGGTTACGGGCATGTGACGATCAATCCCGCGGATGAGACTCTTATTATGGCAAACCTTGTATCTGATAACTTTTCCAGTGAATATCAGTTTTATGAAGATATGCACGGTGCTGCATGGTATGAGACAGAAGAAGGATGGATTAAAAATCCTGCCTATGATAAAGTTCTGGAACTTAAAGTCCTGGAGAGGCCAAAGGAATATCCTGAGTACGGTATTATCCGCGGCAGGAATATATATGGCCTTATAGGGACGGATTACCTGGAATTTTTAAATAAGCCGTCCCTTCTAAACGGAAACAGAAAATTTTTCTGA
- a CDS encoding COG1361 S-layer family protein codes for MKLKYLLFACLIVAACVIMPASAGSKYLSGEPEISLAISGTNEYSPGDDVTLTVSVQNSGMKNVKIIQSDIVDRDDNPDTAKMVNVGIDSGKAPVTIKSGSQMIGDIAGGATKSVSFKMEVDRYAEDGEYNLIGVVKYKYLYFAEQSGTDAITYYWKDVTEEIPLKITIKPKIVIDVSDVRTDSMNVGTEGYITMNVKNTGYESGKNSVIKLSRAGTSAVIPTDSSVFVGDFAPGDVKSVTFKASVSENAEAKNYPVLVSVDYKDSDGKEQTSDSETVGVDVGGKIDFEIVSPTTVLQVGEKGTIEIEYKNTGAATAYNAKARISAVDPFTSNDDTAYLGDLAPGETATGRYEVTVDSTATVKNYGIDSEIRYRDSLDNSQISDSMKAEIEITKKSGMSVLTSPIVITLILFVLIGAGYFVFKRRKN; via the coding sequence ATGAAGCTAAAATACCTATTATTTGCCTGTCTTATTGTTGCGGCATGTGTGATTATGCCGGCATCAGCAGGTTCAAAATACCTCTCCGGTGAACCTGAGATCAGCCTGGCAATATCAGGCACAAATGAATATTCCCCCGGGGATGATGTTACACTGACTGTGTCTGTCCAGAATTCCGGGATGAAAAATGTGAAGATCATTCAGTCAGATATCGTTGACCGGGATGACAATCCGGATACTGCAAAGATGGTCAATGTCGGCATTGATTCCGGTAAGGCTCCGGTTACAATAAAGTCCGGTTCACAGATGATCGGAGACATTGCCGGCGGTGCGACAAAGAGCGTCTCATTTAAGATGGAAGTTGACAGATATGCAGAGGACGGAGAATATAATCTGATAGGGGTTGTAAAATACAAATATCTCTACTTTGCAGAGCAGTCAGGCACAGATGCCATCACTTACTACTGGAAGGATGTAACCGAAGAGATCCCCCTTAAAATAACAATCAAGCCTAAAATTGTGATTGATGTCTCGGATGTCAGGACTGATTCGATGAATGTCGGCACAGAAGGTTACATAACAATGAATGTGAAGAATACAGGGTATGAATCCGGCAAAAATTCCGTCATTAAACTATCACGTGCCGGAACAAGCGCTGTAATTCCTACAGACTCAAGTGTGTTCGTCGGCGATTTCGCACCCGGAGATGTGAAGTCTGTAACCTTTAAGGCATCAGTTTCAGAGAATGCCGAGGCAAAGAATTACCCTGTTCTTGTATCTGTCGATTACAAGGACTCTGACGGAAAAGAGCAGACCTCCGACTCTGAGACTGTCGGTGTTGATGTAGGCGGAAAGATCGACTTTGAGATAGTCTCACCAACGACAGTCCTTCAGGTCGGAGAGAAAGGCACAATTGAGATCGAATACAAAAACACGGGCGCTGCAACGGCATACAACGCCAAGGCACGCATCAGTGCGGTTGACCCGTTTACAAGCAATGACGACACCGCATATCTCGGTGATCTTGCGCCGGGGGAGACTGCAACCGGACGTTATGAAGTCACTGTCGATTCAACTGCAACTGTTAAAAACTACGGGATTGATTCTGAGATAAGGTATCGTGACTCACTTGACAACTCACAGATCTCTGATTCAATGAAGGCAGAAATTGAGATTACAAAGAAGTCAGGTATGTCAGTTCTCACAAGCCCTATAGTCATTACTCTTATACTTTTTGTCCTGATCGGGGCAGGGTATTTTGTATTTAAACGTAGAAAGAATTAG
- a CDS encoding TrmB family transcriptional regulator: MNDSLEKTSEITKSLKSLGLTKYEALVYIALLRYEGATATEIHEISGVPRASVYPALDKLLNKNITVVSNTTPKRFSAACPDEAIKTLLSNIKKDAENAKEALDEIYERRQAHEKGHQELIWTIYGNENITAKTKEIITKAESEIRLILGYDIISRELRDILSSKERKASATIITNEWKGKIPENCKIWIVKKDIEPEMKLEGKYAGICIVDDSKVLVSMDPPDDRANALFSESNGFVRFFNTYWYYITSHITKQHIAECISS; this comes from the coding sequence ATGAACGACTCTCTGGAGAAGACCTCCGAAATAACAAAATCCCTAAAATCCCTTGGACTTACAAAATACGAGGCCCTTGTGTATATAGCCCTGCTGCGGTATGAAGGGGCAACAGCAACCGAAATACATGAAATATCAGGTGTACCGCGTGCTTCCGTATATCCAGCACTTGATAAACTGCTGAATAAAAATATCACAGTAGTATCAAATACAACCCCTAAAAGATTCTCTGCTGCATGTCCGGATGAGGCAATAAAAACCCTTCTAAGCAATATAAAAAAAGATGCTGAGAATGCAAAAGAGGCATTAGATGAGATTTATGAGAGGAGGCAGGCGCATGAAAAAGGACATCAGGAACTGATATGGACAATTTACGGCAATGAAAATATCACTGCAAAAACAAAAGAGATAATCACAAAAGCAGAGAGCGAGATCAGACTGATACTGGGATATGACATAATCAGCAGGGAACTGAGAGATATACTCAGTTCTAAGGAGAGAAAGGCATCTGCAACCATCATTACAAACGAGTGGAAGGGTAAAATACCGGAAAACTGCAAAATATGGATTGTTAAGAAAGATATTGAACCTGAGATGAAACTTGAAGGAAAATATGCAGGCATCTGTATAGTCGATGATTCAAAGGTTCTTGTATCTATGGACCCTCCGGATGACAGGGCAAACGCCCTCTTCTCAGAATCAAACGGATTTGTACGCTTTTTCAATACATACTGGTATTACATAACGAGCCACATCACAAAACAGCACATTGCCGAATGCATCAGTAGTTAG
- a CDS encoding FAD-dependent oxidoreductase, producing the protein MITVIGGGPAGRYGAIKLASEGEEVILIEKRGPLGGQCLHQGCMVICALNDIAKHLDESRRFKELGIISGETSVSYPDAVSRMTEIHATISGILKKETENAGVEIRNAEAEVDCPEVYTGKETLYPDKMLISTGSKPFVPEIPGAELKGVYNPHTVIPGLKDIPERICIIGGGVIAAEYAYIFSSFGAEVDIIARSGFLKGMPLKGVESALKDLKGVKLTENATPAEITGDRRADGILLKDSGVHIETDAVLFATGLIPNSAMIHGPEKRENGAIITDEKMETSVKGVFAAGDVTGGPYLTPVARAEGSIAADAMLGRTPKKVPAILPQSVKLRYEHSFCSQKPDECMEMAMPAPSGPGSFWSVPERNTGQALIEYSKENGQICGMYLGTPASGPVSAYLAYMIENGVKTGDIAEIMEVHPSTDGILGLAAYAEYTRKKWKI; encoded by the coding sequence ATGATAACTGTAATCGGCGGCGGCCCTGCGGGCAGGTACGGGGCGATCAAACTTGCATCTGAAGGCGAAGAAGTAATTTTGATAGAGAAGAGAGGCCCTCTAGGGGGGCAGTGTCTCCACCAGGGATGTATGGTCATATGCGCCTTAAATGACATCGCAAAGCATCTGGATGAGAGCAGAAGATTTAAGGAACTCGGCATAATATCGGGAGAGACATCAGTCAGCTATCCGGACGCCGTCAGCCGGATGACTGAGATACATGCCACAATATCCGGAATCCTTAAAAAGGAGACGGAGAATGCCGGCGTAGAGATCCGGAATGCCGAAGCGGAGGTTGACTGCCCTGAGGTATATACCGGTAAGGAGACCCTTTACCCGGATAAGATGCTCATCTCAACCGGCTCAAAACCTTTTGTCCCGGAAATTCCCGGTGCGGAACTTAAGGGAGTATATAACCCTCATACGGTAATTCCCGGCCTTAAAGATATTCCGGAGAGAATTTGTATCATCGGTGGGGGAGTTATTGCCGCTGAATACGCTTACATATTCTCTTCTTTCGGAGCAGAAGTGGATATTATTGCAAGAAGCGGCTTCTTAAAAGGCATGCCGCTTAAAGGCGTTGAGAGTGCCTTAAAAGACCTGAAGGGTGTAAAATTAACTGAGAATGCCACACCGGCAGAGATTACAGGAGATAGACGGGCAGACGGAATACTTCTGAAAGATTCCGGAGTTCATATAGAGACAGATGCCGTTTTATTCGCCACCGGACTTATACCAAATTCAGCAATGATACATGGCCCGGAGAAGAGGGAAAACGGTGCAATAATTACTGACGAAAAAATGGAGACCTCGGTAAAGGGAGTATTTGCCGCAGGGGACGTCACAGGCGGCCCTTACCTCACCCCGGTTGCAAGGGCAGAAGGGAGCATTGCTGCGGATGCGATGCTTGGCAGAACCCCAAAAAAAGTCCCGGCCATACTTCCCCAGTCTGTAAAACTGAGATATGAGCATTCCTTCTGCTCACAAAAACCTGATGAATGTATGGAGATGGCAATGCCTGCACCTTCAGGTCCCGGTTCGTTCTGGTCAGTGCCTGAGAGAAATACAGGGCAGGCACTGATTGAATACAGTAAAGAGAACGGTCAAATCTGCGGCATGTACCTCGGCACACCTGCATCAGGACCGGTGAGTGCATACCTTGCATATATGATAGAAAATGGTGTTAAAACCGGAGATATTGCGGAAATTATGGAAGTGCACCCCTCAACAGACGGCATATTAGGCCTTGCCGCATATGCCGAATATACCCGTAAAAAATGGAAAATATAA
- a CDS encoding sensor histidine kinase, with product MINSFYSQEQKEIIWEWAPIGVVVALFLIMEVTYLLFFDNVTIVVSHILYFPIILISFFFPKKGVLASTLISAAYVFIIYAAEYPGIEGIVSATMQFYVYVSISITVSVISDRIKKDKIKFSGIFENSEGGIALINRYTGKITEKNHKFTDIISSWDIPEDTDNFSEIVGDQNYNRILTEIDRSGTVENYEMESAKENLNYGLISASLLSEDDVILTLNDITDSVSRKKEIEKLNSELCTANSKSNLYLDILTHDINNANTAALGYAEFLAESVSEEERPLFDKMLSGIRHSASIIENVSRIRTIHDRERICRPVNLGLAVREAAERHKGADIKAETEKISVKADEMLTDVLDIVIENSIKYGGEGVKICINAEKRDGTVNVSISDNGPGIDDGIKKTVLARFQKGSDSRRGRGLGLATADMIMKSFGGSMEVTDRVPGDHREGLKIILKLKEA from the coding sequence ATGATAAATTCCTTTTATAGTCAGGAACAAAAGGAAATAATCTGGGAATGGGCACCAATAGGAGTAGTTGTTGCTTTATTCCTTATAATGGAGGTAACATACCTTCTCTTCTTTGACAATGTTACAATAGTTGTATCTCACATACTGTATTTTCCGATAATCCTGATCTCGTTTTTTTTCCCGAAAAAAGGTGTTCTCGCTTCAACATTAATCTCAGCCGCATATGTATTCATCATCTATGCAGCAGAATATCCGGGAATTGAGGGCATCGTCTCGGCCACAATGCAGTTTTATGTATATGTCAGCATATCCATAACAGTCTCGGTTATATCGGACAGGATAAAAAAAGACAAAATAAAGTTCTCCGGAATATTTGAGAATTCAGAGGGTGGAATTGCTCTTATTAACCGATATACCGGCAAAATTACGGAAAAAAACCATAAATTCACAGATATAATAAGTTCATGGGATATCCCTGAAGATACAGATAATTTCTCTGAAATAGTGGGCGATCAAAACTACAACAGAATACTTACAGAGATAGACAGATCAGGAACGGTTGAAAATTATGAGATGGAATCCGCGAAGGAAAACCTGAATTACGGCCTTATAAGTGCATCACTTCTCTCGGAAGATGATGTTATTCTGACCTTAAATGACATTACAGATAGTGTCAGCAGAAAAAAAGAGATAGAAAAACTCAATTCCGAACTCTGCACTGCGAACAGTAAGTCAAACCTCTACCTCGACATACTTACCCATGATATAAACAATGCAAATACCGCAGCACTCGGTTATGCAGAATTCCTGGCAGAAAGTGTATCTGAAGAAGAGAGACCGCTCTTTGATAAGATGCTCTCAGGAATAAGGCATAGTGCCAGTATTATCGAGAATGTCTCAAGGATCAGAACAATCCACGACAGAGAGAGGATCTGCCGTCCGGTGAATTTAGGTCTGGCAGTCAGGGAAGCGGCAGAGAGGCATAAAGGTGCAGATATTAAAGCAGAGACGGAGAAAATAAGTGTAAAAGCGGACGAAATGCTGACAGATGTTCTTGACATAGTCATTGAAAACAGTATAAAATACGGCGGAGAGGGCGTAAAGATCTGCATAAATGCAGAGAAGAGGGACGGAACAGTAAATGTATCCATAAGCGACAACGGTCCCGGCATTGATGACGGAATTAAAAAGACAGTACTTGCAAGATTTCAGAAAGGGTCTGATTCACGAAGAGGCAGGGGTCTTGGGCTTGCAACCGCAGATATGATAATGAAATCCTTTGGGGGGAGCATGGAAGTTACAGACAGAGTTCCCGGAGATCACAGAGAGGGACTTAAGATAATTCTGAAACTTAAAGAAGCATAA
- a CDS encoding PAS domain S-box protein → MESEPSELPAILEILKENPRGMSVRQISEAIGMNRVTVARYLDVLRTSGRVEMVPYGQAKVYFLSHRVPISALLDFSSDYVIVLGNDRKIVHANSKMLELFDLKLDALSGVYIDDLMSPDNDEKNLAPFIDAALSGREVIEEICIQKGNTDICFEMKIIPAVFEDGAPGLTIIFHDITERKRTEEMILIQRDLAWQLSATQSLSVALPLCIRTARYILNIESGGVYLRNGDSGDFELVYSEGLNDLFRTKISTISAGSRLGRDIISGRPIYGKSTDIKFGEGTDDILGMTGLKSLAIIPLPDNGKVIGCFSLGSYIPDDYSKFNKREIETLATYIGSVISRIKTQEDLRLSEKKYKTLFNYCENPVFVHNFRDNIKEPGRIIEVNSAACNGFGYSRNELYNMSILDLDCHLSEEDLMSVIEDLKQEKVADYRTIYRNKGGEEVPVSVRSHLFDFDKNSVILSVANKNVL, encoded by the coding sequence ATGGAATCAGAACCCTCGGAGCTACCGGCAATTCTGGAGATTTTAAAGGAAAATCCTCGTGGAATGTCCGTTAGGCAGATTTCCGAGGCAATAGGGATGAACAGGGTCACTGTGGCGCGTTATCTTGATGTACTGCGGACGTCAGGCCGTGTTGAGATGGTACCCTATGGTCAGGCAAAAGTTTATTTCTTATCTCACCGCGTCCCCATAAGTGCTCTGCTTGACTTTTCATCAGATTATGTTATTGTTCTCGGTAATGACAGAAAGATAGTTCATGCTAATTCAAAGATGCTCGAACTTTTTGATTTAAAGCTTGATGCTCTCTCCGGAGTATATATTGACGATCTGATGTCTCCGGATAATGATGAAAAGAACCTTGCTCCTTTTATAGATGCTGCTCTTTCAGGCCGCGAGGTTATAGAGGAGATCTGCATACAGAAAGGTAATACAGATATCTGTTTTGAGATGAAGATAATTCCTGCTGTATTTGAAGATGGTGCACCAGGTCTTACAATAATATTTCATGATATTACAGAGAGGAAGAGGACAGAGGAGATGATACTCATCCAGCGTGATCTTGCCTGGCAGCTCTCTGCCACACAGTCATTAAGTGTTGCTCTTCCGCTCTGCATAAGAACGGCCAGGTATATCCTGAATATAGAATCAGGCGGTGTTTATCTTCGGAATGGAGATTCTGGTGATTTTGAGCTTGTTTATTCTGAAGGGTTAAATGATCTCTTCAGGACAAAGATTAGCACAATCAGTGCCGGTTCGCGCCTTGGAAGGGATATAATATCCGGCAGGCCGATTTACGGAAAGAGTACTGATATTAAATTCGGAGAAGGTACTGATGATATTCTGGGTATGACCGGGCTGAAATCACTTGCAATCATACCCCTGCCTGACAACGGAAAGGTTATCGGGTGCTTCTCACTTGGATCGTACATTCCTGATGATTACAGTAAATTCAATAAACGTGAGATCGAAACACTTGCAACTTATATCGGCAGTGTAATTTCAAGAATAAAGACGCAGGAAGACCTCAGGCTCAGTGAGAAGAAATATAAAACGCTCTTTAATTACTGTGAAAATCCCGTTTTTGTACATAATTTCAGGGACAATATAAAGGAACCCGGCCGGATAATTGAGGTGAACAGTGCTGCCTGCAACGGGTTTGGCTACAGCAGAAATGAACTGTACAATATGTCAATTCTGGATCTTGACTGCCATTTAAGCGAAGAGGACTTAATGTCAGTTATTGAAGATCTCAAGCAGGAGAAAGTTGCAGATTACAGAACTATATACCGGAATAAGGGGGGTGAGGAAGTGCCTGTAAGTGTCAGGTCTCATCTCTTTGATTTTGATAAAAATTCTGTAATTCTCAGTGTTGCAAATAAGAATGTTCTGTGA